TTAAAATATATTAGCAATTATTTGAATTCTGGCTCTTTTTAAATAAAAAATATCATAAAAGGAGATTAATATGTTTAGTTTAGATGATACACTTTATGAAATTATAAATAAATATCCTGAAGCACTGGATTTTTTTATTGCAAATGGATTTGAGCAGTTAAAAAATAAGCAGATGCTTGAGGTTATGGGGAAAAATATTACTTTGAAAATGGCTCTTATGTCAAAAAAACTTAATCAGGAACTGTTTGTTGAAAAGCTGGAAACATTTTTGCAAAAAGATGCAGATGTTGATGTTTCACTGGATGAAAGCAAAGCTGATGAAAATAGTGACTTGATAATTGAAGGAGTTCTGCCCTGTCCTATCAGAATCCCACTTTTAGAAGGTATAAAAGACTGGGTAAACGAACAGAACGAGAAAAATGATTATACTATTTCATATACCTTGAAATCAGCAAATTTAGGACTTGACTGGGTTGTAGAAAAAGTTAAGACAGGTAATTCTGACAAAGTTTCGGATGTGCTTCTTTCGGCTGGATTTGAACTGTTTTTTGATAAGAATTTGATGGGGCAATATATGGAAAATGGTATTTTTGAAACACACCTTGAAAATATGAATAAAGATTTCTGCAACGAAACTATTGACTTGCGGGATCCTAAAAAGCGTTACGCAATAATGGGAGTCGTGCCAGCAATATTTTTAGTAAACAAAACTTCTTTAGGCGATAGAAAAGTACCAGAAACTTGGGCAGACTTGTTAAATGAAGAATTTGAAGATTCAGTTGCATTGCCAATGGCTGATTTAGACTTGTTTAATGCCCTTCTTGCAAATCTTTACAAAGATTTTGGAATGGACGGGATACATAAATTGGCACGTTCATACAAAAAGAGCCTGCACCCTGCTCAAATGGTAAAAGCCAGAACGCGAACACCAGAAGCCCCTGCTGTCAGTATTATTCCATACTTCTTTTCTCAGATGATTGACGGAACAGGAGATTTGGAGGCTGTATGGCCAAAAGATGGAGCTTTGCTAAGCCCAATATTTATGATTACAAAAAAATCTAAGGCAGATAAAATCAAGCCATTTATGGACTTATTTATGTCAAATGAAATTGGAACAATTTTTTCTGCAAATGGAAAATTCCCGTCAACAAATCCAAATGTGGATAACCATTTAGAAGAACATCAGAATTTTAAATGGATTGGCTGGGATTATATCTATAGCCATGATATTGGAAAAATTATTCGTGAATGTGAAGATGAATTTAATAATGATGTGCAAAAAAGCCTTGCACAATAAAATTTAAAAAATAAAAAAGGAGAGATAACTATGAATTTGATAATATTTTCAGGCCCACCATCATCAGGAAAAACAAGCGTTATTCTAAAAACAGTAGAAGCCTTAAAATCACAAGGAATGTCAGTTGGAGTAGTAAAATTCGACTGCCTTTACACAGATGATGACAAATTATACGCAAAAGCGGGAATTCCAGTAAAAAAAGGAATTTCAGGAGCTTTATGCCCAGACCATTTCTTCGTATCGAATATCGAGGAAGTCGTGCAATGGGGAAATAGCCTTGGGCTTTCAATATTAATTACAGAATCGGCAGGACTTTGCAACAGATGTTCGCCATATATCAAGGACATCAAGGGAGTCTGTGTAATCGACAATTTATCAGGAATTAATACGCCTAAAAAGATTGGACCATTATTAAAAGCCGCTGATATTGTGATTATTACCAAAGGAGACATTGTTTCACAAGCTGAACGTGAAGTTTTTGCCTCACGTGTGAACTCTGTAAACCCAAAAGCTGTAACAATGCATGTTAACGGGCTTACTGGGCAGGGAGCGTATGAATTAAGCACACTTCTTTACGAAAAAGAGCTGGAAATAGACAGCGTTCAGGGAATGGAACTTAGATTTCCAATGCCATCAGCACTTTGCTCTTACTGCTTAGGAGAAAAGAGAATCGGTGAAAAATATCAGATGGGTAATGTCCGAAAAATGAATTTACAGCAATAAAAAAATAGATAAAAATAATAAAAAAGGAAAAAATATGAAAAATAACGATTTAATAAATAAATTGACTATTAGTGAACTTAGCAATAAATATCCCTTTGCAGAAAACTTTTTTACGGAAAACAACTTGCCTGTGGAAACTTTTCAGGATAAGACATTTCACGAGTTCATCGTAACTTTTGCAGAAGATAAAATTGAGGACTTTGCACTGGATGTGGAAAAAATTGAGGAAAGTCTTGTTGACTACATTGAGCAGATGAAACTTTTTTTGGGAATGGAAGAGGAAAATTCGATTGATATGCTTACAATTGTCGCTGGGCAAGATAAATCTGGGAATAAAGAGGGATTTGAGCGGCTTGATATTCATAAATCAGAAATTATTTCCATTGTAGGGCCTACAGGCTCTGGAAAATCAAGACTTCTTGCCGACATCGAATGGACTGCCCAGAAAGACACTCCAACACAGCGTCAAATCCTTATAAACGGTGAACTTCCAGATAAAAAATGGCGTTATTCCTCAAACAACAAATTAGTCGCCCAACTATCACAAAACATGAATTTCGTTATGGATTTATCAGTAAAGGAATTTCTAGAACTGCACGCTCAAAGCCGAATGATTGAAGACATTGATGAAACTGTAGAAAAAATCATTACTGCTGCAAACAATCTGGCTGGAGAGCAATTTGACTTAACTACTGCAATCACAGCCCTAAGTGGTGGACAATCCCGTGCTTTAATGATTGCCGACACAGCCATTTTAAGCTCATCTCCAATTGTCCTAATTGACGAAATTGAAAATGCAGGAATTGACAGGAAAAAAGCCTTGGAATTACTTGTTTCATCAGACAAAATCGTATTAATGGCAACACACGACCCAACATTGGCACTAATAGCAGATAAACGAATTATAATAAAAAATGGTGGAATCAGTAAAATTATTACAACAAGCCCTGAAGAAAAGAAAATTTTGAAAAAACTGGATGAAATGGATGATATTATTCAAAAAATGAGAAGTGATTTGAGAAAAGGGGAAATTTTGAAAGGTGATTTTTAATTAATAAATTTGTTTTTGAAAATTAGTAAGAAAAGTAAATTAGGGAGAAATATTCAGAATTTGTTTATTTTCTCCCTTTTTAAATAGAGAATAAAAAGAACTGAAACAACTGGAGAATTTGAGAAATTGATTGAAAATGAAGATAAAGTTCATATTACATGATATTAAGCCATAGCCTTTGTTAAATCGTTTTTGGGTACAAAAAATATCCTACCTGATGCAAAATTTTTTTGTTATAGGCCTAATATAAGCTTACTTCATAAACAAAAAAATAACCGCTGTCTTTTACAATAACGATTATTTGAAAATTTAGCTT
This is a stretch of genomic DNA from Leptotrichia hofstadii. It encodes these proteins:
- a CDS encoding ABC transporter substrate-binding protein; this translates as MFSLDDTLYEIINKYPEALDFFIANGFEQLKNKQMLEVMGKNITLKMALMSKKLNQELFVEKLETFLQKDADVDVSLDESKADENSDLIIEGVLPCPIRIPLLEGIKDWVNEQNEKNDYTISYTLKSANLGLDWVVEKVKTGNSDKVSDVLLSAGFELFFDKNLMGQYMENGIFETHLENMNKDFCNETIDLRDPKKRYAIMGVVPAIFLVNKTSLGDRKVPETWADLLNEEFEDSVALPMADLDLFNALLANLYKDFGMDGIHKLARSYKKSLHPAQMVKARTRTPEAPAVSIIPYFFSQMIDGTGDLEAVWPKDGALLSPIFMITKKSKADKIKPFMDLFMSNEIGTIFSANGKFPSTNPNVDNHLEEHQNFKWIGWDYIYSHDIGKIIRECEDEFNNDVQKSLAQ
- a CDS encoding GTP-binding protein, which codes for MNLIIFSGPPSSGKTSVILKTVEALKSQGMSVGVVKFDCLYTDDDKLYAKAGIPVKKGISGALCPDHFFVSNIEEVVQWGNSLGLSILITESAGLCNRCSPYIKDIKGVCVIDNLSGINTPKKIGPLLKAADIVIITKGDIVSQAEREVFASRVNSVNPKAVTMHVNGLTGQGAYELSTLLYEKELEIDSVQGMELRFPMPSALCSYCLGEKRIGEKYQMGNVRKMNLQQ
- a CDS encoding ATP-binding cassette domain-containing protein, producing the protein MKNNDLINKLTISELSNKYPFAENFFTENNLPVETFQDKTFHEFIVTFAEDKIEDFALDVEKIEESLVDYIEQMKLFLGMEEENSIDMLTIVAGQDKSGNKEGFERLDIHKSEIISIVGPTGSGKSRLLADIEWTAQKDTPTQRQILINGELPDKKWRYSSNNKLVAQLSQNMNFVMDLSVKEFLELHAQSRMIEDIDETVEKIITAANNLAGEQFDLTTAITALSGGQSRALMIADTAILSSSPIVLIDEIENAGIDRKKALELLVSSDKIVLMATHDPTLALIADKRIIIKNGGISKIITTSPEEKKILKKLDEMDDIIQKMRSDLRKGEILKGDF